The Geoglobus acetivorans genome window below encodes:
- the priS gene encoding DNA primase catalytic subunit PriS, whose product MDTITKSYLKQKFSEYYSRNGVYTPGRFETREWAFVNVDSIPEFIMHRHIAFQNEIELRGYLMKNTPLHAYFSSAYYEKPDAEKMDDKGWKGADLIFDIDADHLPRGGLEEAKKQIVRLYDLLESDFGIEDMMLVFSGGRGYHIHVHDEEFLALGSAERREIVDYVSLNGVSYDNLMLQSTQYSRISGCMAKILENAIKRDLLTEIFRIKKKTADNLKDIFARNREKIYSGDFRTLPRTVRKSMEIVFEKCVDAIRVHVDPPVTADVKRLIRLPGSLHGKTSLRVTPLDRDGIEEFEPFRDAVVFGDEQVRVRVLSNVKFKLKGEEFRLRAGKHELPEYAAVFLICRNRALYGW is encoded by the coding sequence TTTACACCCCTGGGAGATTTGAGACAAGAGAATGGGCCTTTGTGAACGTCGATTCCATTCCGGAATTTATCATGCACAGGCACATCGCATTTCAAAACGAAATTGAACTCAGGGGTTACCTTATGAAGAACACACCGCTCCATGCATATTTCTCATCTGCATACTATGAAAAACCGGATGCAGAAAAAATGGACGATAAGGGATGGAAGGGGGCAGACCTCATATTTGACATTGATGCTGACCACCTGCCCAGGGGTGGCCTTGAAGAGGCGAAAAAGCAGATTGTAAGGCTTTATGACCTGCTGGAATCCGATTTCGGGATTGAGGATATGATGCTTGTGTTCTCGGGGGGAAGGGGATACCACATACACGTCCATGATGAGGAATTTCTCGCTCTCGGCTCCGCTGAGAGGAGAGAGATAGTGGATTATGTATCTCTAAATGGGGTTTCGTACGATAATCTCATGCTTCAGTCAACCCAGTATTCGAGGATATCCGGCTGTATGGCAAAAATTCTCGAGAACGCAATAAAGAGGGATCTGCTTACTGAGATTTTCAGGATAAAGAAGAAAACTGCCGATAATCTGAAGGATATTTTTGCCAGAAACAGGGAGAAAATATACTCCGGAGATTTCAGAACATTGCCCAGAACAGTCAGGAAATCGATGGAGATCGTTTTTGAAAAGTGTGTGGATGCAATAAGGGTCCACGTGGACCCACCTGTTACCGCTGACGTTAAGAGGTTGATCAGGCTCCCCGGGTCGCTTCACGGAAAAACGTCGTTGAGAGTTACACCTCTCGACAGAGACGGCATCGAGGAGTTTGAACCCTTCAGGGATGCTGTCGTGTTTGGAGATGAGCAGGTTAGAGTCAGAGTGCTCAGCAATGTAAAGTTTAAATTGAAAGGCGAGGAATTCAGACTCAGGGCGGGCAAACATGAGCTGCCGGAATACGCAGCAGTATTCCTGATATGTAGGAACAGGGCACTTTACGGGTGGTGA
- a CDS encoding 50S ribosomal protein L44e gives MKYPKKVKTYCKYCNKHTVHEVERVSKGRQSSLRWINRQKKRRGKVGNLGKFSKVPGGDKPTKKVNIRWRCTECGKAEHRPTWRAKRFELVG, from the coding sequence ATGAAGTATCCGAAAAAGGTCAAGACATATTGCAAATACTGCAACAAGCATACTGTTCATGAAGTGGAAAGGGTAAGCAAGGGTAGGCAGAGTTCGCTCAGATGGATTAACAGGCAAAAGAAAAGGAGAGGCAAGGTTGGTAACCTCGGAAAGTTCAGCAAGGTTCCTGGTGGAGACAAGCCCACAAAGAAGGTGAACATCAGATGGAGATGCACCGAGTGCGGTAAGGCAGAACATCGCCCCACCTGGAGAGCCAAGAGGTTTGAACTTGTGGGGTGA